In the genome of Deinococcus humi, the window CACGGCCAGCTTGCGGGTCACCTGATCCAGAGCACGCACCTGCGGAAGGGTCAGATCCCTGTCCGCCGGCACCTGGAGCGCTACCGTGATCCGGCGAACAGTCTGGGCCTGGGCCGCTGTGACCGCCTCGTTGGAGAACATGACGTCCATCTGCGCGGCGGCATCGTTCCATAGAACACGCCAGCGCTGGACCGTGGCATGCGTCGCCAGCACCTCCACCCGCGTGACCCGGCTGTCCTGGCGCAACAGTGCCAGCGGGTCAAGCAGACCCTCACCACCCCCAGCCTGTGCGCCTGTCTGCAAGGCCGCCATCAGTGCCCAAATGAGCCAGTTTCTTCGTGACATCACTCTTCCTCCATGGATGACGAACTGTGTGGACGAACTGTGTGGGCCAACGTTTCCTGGCGCCTCTGTGCCAGCAGCCATGATGACAGGGTCAGCAGACAGGCGCTCTTGTGGAGGTTCGGGCTGACGCCCTGACAATCTCGAACTGCTCAGCACCGTTTCTTTGAGGCGCACCGTCACCTCAATCTTTCTAAGCCTTAGCGCCACTGTTCGAGATTCAATGAAACGTTGGTCATGGGCGGCGTCAGGGTCAGACCAGCGGCCCCCTTGGCCGAGGCGGCGTCCACCCAGTCACCCTCATCTGGGGTGCCGTTGCCGTTGGTGTCTTCCCAGGCCAGGAGTTCGTAGGGGGTGGGGTCCAGATTGTCCAGGGTAAAGGGCTGCTGATGTCCCGCGCCAGACAGCGTGACGAAGCGCACGCTGCCGTCCTCTGCACCACAACCCCGGTCCACCCGGCAGGCGATCACCGCAGCGCCGTTCAGGCTGTGCCCCTGAGGAGCGCTGACCATGCCGCTCACGCGGCGGGGCTCCTGCCCGGCGGGACTGGCCGTCAGGGTCCGCGGACGATTGTAGCGGCTGTCCAGCGTCTTACCCGTGGGGTCGCCCAGCACCAGGACGTCGCCGGCGAGTTTCCAGGTGAATGCGGACGGAATCAATTTGCGCGTTTCATAGCTCTGGCTGGGGGAGCAGGTGTAACCCTTGTTGTAGGCGGTCACTGGCGTCAGCGTCAGGAGATTGCCTTTCAGGCTGACGTTTCCCTTGCTGCTGGTGAGCAGTTTGGACGTGCAACCGTAGGTCGTCACCACGATAATGCCATTACGTTCGTAACTGCCGTCAGCCTTGATGCGGATGATCTCGCTGGTGCCGCTGCTCTCCGCGTACTTGCCGGTAGTGGTGTCGTAATACTCGATGGGTGACACCGAGCCATATTCCCACTGGCCCTGAAGCGCCGCAGGCACGACGGCCGCAGAAGCCAGACCACACGAGAGAATGGGAAGAAGGGTGAAGCATAGCCTGATGTTCATGATCCGCTCCTTGGGCCAGATACCCAGCCGCTGACGGTCACCCTAAATAAAGGTCGGTGACAGCTGGATGACAGGCCATAGGTGGCAGTCATCGTGTGCAGTGTCAGATGTAAGGTGGCGGGACAGTTCTGCGTTGTGTGCTTCACCTGAGAATGAATCACTTTTGAGCCATGCCCGCACAGCCTGCCGCCACATGGTCACGCCATCATGAGCCCCTCCGAAAAAGGGGCCGTACATTTGGTGCCCTGCTTGAGGATGGCCTGCCCCAGTGCGCCACCACGGCGAGATTCCCGCTGGCTCCTGCCTGAAGTCTGCATCACAGGAAACGGTGTCCAGCGTGATTGCTGGCGCGCAGCAGGCCAGCACCGCTGTGCCCTCGACATTCCTGAACTTGTCTGGGCGTCACGCCGAGCTGGCCTGCCTGAGCTGAGGGCAGCAGGCGATTAACACCACACGACAACGCCAGCGGCTCGGCCGCCGTGCCATCGAGATGCCATCCACGCCTTCCTAGACTTCCCTCACGCTCAACCGACGAGCGAAAGGAGCCAACAACAATGCAAAAAGCGACTCTCGGACTTGCTGCACTCATACTCTCGGCCATCCTGGCGGCTTGCGGCGGCGTCACCCCAGGCCCTGGTCCAGGCCCAGGCGGCGGGAACCCCGATGGCCCGGTGGGCGACGCGCTTCCCGCCGAACTGCGCGGCGAGTGGCATTACGGCTATATCTCTCCCATCCAATATTACGATTCCACCAGCAACCAATACGCCGAGGCCAGCGGCACCAGCATGATTCTCAAGCTCGGTGCAAACGGAACCTTCGAGCGTAGCGGCATCACGGTCATCACCACCGGGAATTGCACCAGCAAAATCCTGCTGAACGAGTCTGGCACCGTGGATCTGGAAGGCAACATCCTGACCCTCATTCCAAAGACGTCCTATGCAAAGGGCTATCAGTGCTCTCCGAGCCACTCGTTCGAAAACCGCTCGCCCACCAATTCCGTGAACACCTGGAAAGTGACCGGTAGCGGCGCGCAGGCCGTTCTGGCCCTTGGCAAACCGAACGACCCCACCATCAATGATCTGTACAACCGCCCACGGGGCACGACCAATCCAGGCAACGAGGGCGGCTCGATTTCCGGGCGTCTCACGCTCGCCGAGGATTCTGGCGACGAGTTGGGGGAGATTGTCGTCATGGCATGCCCGATTGACGGTGGATGCCGCAATGAAGCAAAGTGGCGCTTCACGCAATTCACCACAGGCAGCACCACGGCCACCTTCGAGATCAAAAACGTGCCCGCCGAACCGTACAAGGTGTATGCCTGGAACGATCTGAACGACAATAAGCAGCCAGACGTGGGCGACCTGATCGGCGTCTACACCACGGACGGCAAGACGGAAGCGGTCGTGACACCGCCGGCACAGAACATCGATATCAAGGTCGAGTACACCAAACCCGAGTAGGCGTGACCCTGCTGGCGCAGTGTAGCGTTCTGGCCATTGGATCACCGAAAAACCGAACCTGGTCAGTGGCCGTCTAGATTCAGACGGCCACTTCCACGGCTGTGTCCTGTGACGCAGGGTTCCCAGCGGTTGCTGGACAAGGTCTGCGTGAAGGGTGCTCCCGTACCGTCCTGGCGGTTGTGGCACCCCCATCGAACTGACGCACCAGTAATTGGAGCCGAGCAAACCGCCACATTGCCCCCGCACAAGCGCTGAAACCTCCGCCAACAACGGTCGTGAAAGCTTTTCCAGGGGGGCCCGACACCTGGGCAACGCTGCCGGGCCACACAATCCGCAAGGCGGAGGCTGAACTCGTTAGCCTCCACCTCGTGAGGGTCCACCAAAATCAGGGGGCTGTGGCAAACAGCCGGGTCAGCACATCACTCAGGGCTTGGGAAAGCGGTCGAATTTGCTCAGGGCGTCGGCCTCATACGGGGCCAGGGGGCGGGCATAGAAGCGCAGATCGTCAAGGCCGCCGTAATACAGGCTGTCGCCGCTATTGTTGTTCGAGCCGCCGGCCCCGTCCGCGACAGTCCAGCCTCTGGTGGCCGACAGGGCGTAGGTCCCGGATTTGCTGGCCGAGTTGACCGTCACTCCATTGCGGTAGAGCGTCAGGGTCGAGGTGTTGCCCGTCACATCCACCACGGCAACGTAATGGGTCCAGCTGTTCGTCGGAGCTTCCTGAGCGTCCGTGACCCGGAGATCACCTGCACTGCCTGCCACTGCGAAGCTCACCCGTCCCGGCTGGCCACTATGACCGTGAACGGAGCCGAGGTAAGCCACCGCCGCGTCTCCCTGCTGGCCCACCAGCCAGCTGTCGCCCTGATTCTGGCCCGGGTTGGGCTTGAGCCAGAAGCTGACCGAAAACGGCGTTTTCAAGCTCAGGTTCGGGGTAGACAGGCCGCCTGAAGCGTCACCGCCACAGCCCGCGTTGCCATAATCCACGTTGAACAGCAGGGCCTGGTTGTTCGCGTTCCAGCGGTCGGTCCCAGCCTTGACGCAACCTGAACCGTTCAAGGAAGCGCTGAGATTGTTGCCACTCTCGTCACTGCCGCTACCCGCCAGGGGGTAGAACGCCCGCAGGCCGGTCTTGAAGTTGGTCACGTTGACGCCCAGGGTGCTGGCAGCACTGTTCAGCCCCTTAGTGTCGGTGGCAATGACACTCACGGTGTAGCGGCCGCTGGCAGCATAATCGTGGCTGAGGGTGAACGCGGCTGGCGTGCTGCTCACCTGGCTGGTCTGTCCGTCCCCCCAGTTCACCGTGATGTTGGCGAGATTGCTGTTCTGATCGCTGGCCGTGCCGGTGAGCGTCACCCGTTCCGGCGCGCCGGGCACGCCGACACTTGCCGTGGCGCTGCTGAGGACCGGCGCGACGTTGGCCGTCACACCCGGATCGAGCGGCTTGGGGTCACTCGCGTCACTGTCGCCGTCCCGGTCCGTATCGGCGTTCAGTGGATCGGTGCCCTGTCCCTTTTCCTGGGCATCGTTCAGACCGTCGCTGTCGGCGTCCGGCAGCGCGGGATTGGAGTAGACGCGTCGGGGATAGCCCTTGACCAGTGCAGCGGTCACCACGTCCCAGCCGACCTTGGCCTCGTCGTGGTCGCTGAGACCATCCCCGTCGCTGTCTGCTTTGCTGTCGGAGGTCCCGTACAGGTACTCGTCGTTGGAGAGCAGCCGGTCCTGATCCTGGTCCTGCACGCGAACCAGCCGGATCTCGCTGTTCTGGGTCAGCACGATGTCATCGAAGTTGGTGTTCGGCGCGATATTCAGGTTGTTCGAGCCGACGGCGGCCCACAGCGAATGATCTGCCACACCGCTCGTTACGTCGCCCTGGAAGGAACTGCCATTGTCGCGCAGGGTCTTGAGCACCTGAACCCCGCCCGACGTGCCGGTGGCGTAGGGAAGCTTGAGGACGTCTTTGAGCACCTTGGACAGTCTGACCCCCACGATGTTGCCCCCCGCGCGCTGCACGTTGGTCGCCACCCGCTCACGCACGATGTCACCGTTGCCGTAGTCGATGACGACCAGGGCGGTCTGGGCGTTGGTGGTTTCCTTGAGGAATTCGAAGTTGCGCCCGGCGTCGTCAAGCAGGCTGTAACTGCTGAACTCGAACAGCAGGTCTTGGGGGCGCTGCATCAGGCTCAGGGCCAGGTCGGCGGGCAGATCGAGCGAGGCAGCCAGCGTCCCGGTGCTGCCCCCGTTGCTCAGCACCACGCCGCCCGCGCCCAGTGCAGGCGTCATGTTGCCCACCACAAGGTAGTTGGCTGGATTGGCCGGATCGCGGCGCAGGGCGGTGACCGTGAGGTCCTTGAAATTGAAGCTGATGTCGCCGGTGTTCTTGACCTTGAAGCCCACGTTCAACTTGCCACCCGACAGCGTGGTTCCCTGCGAGGCACTCTCGGACAGCGCTTCTTCAGAGGTCTGCTGACTGCTCCTGACCGAGCCGGTGGTGTAGCTGGCGGACTTCTCGTAGCCGTATCCGGCAGACACCGTGACCGAGGCGCTCGCTTTTGCGTTGAATCCGTCGGTGCCGCCGCTGATTTCGGCGCCCACCGTGGCGCTGACATCGGCCGTCACCCGCTGGGTCTGGGCGTCGGTGGCACTGCGACTGTCCTGCTGGCCCAGTTGCAATGAGGCAGTATGGCTCTTTACCACCGTGTTGTCGGAGGTCCGCACCACATTGAGTTCGATGCTGGGAGCCGTGACCTGTGACAGTTCCAGACGCGGCGTGTTGGCGATCAGCGGGTTGTACCGTCCGCCCCGGTCGATGATCTCGGTGTAATCGCTGTACTTGTCGCCGTCGGTATCGGCCAGGGTCGGCGAGGTGCCGTAGGTATTGACCTCGGAGCCGTCGAACAGCAGCGGATTGCCCTGGGCGTCGCTGTCGGAGTCCCGGTCCGCCGGTTTACTGGCCCAGACGTTGACCTCATCGGCGTCGTTCAAACCGTCGTCGTCGGTATCCCTCTTGCCAGGATCGGTGAACAGGGCGCGTTCCTGCGCGTCTGTCAGTCCGTCGCCGTCGGTGTCCGCCTTGGAGGGATCGCTGGTGACATGATACGTCCTCTTCTCGGTGCCCGCCTCCTTGATGGTCACGTCGTAGCCCGTCTGTTCGTCGGCGTCCGAGATCCCGTCGCTGTCGCTGTCGGTCCCGGCCACGCTGGCCACGCCCTTGATCTCGGCGCTGTAAGTGCTCTCGCCCGCCGCCGTCCTGGCCTTGAGGCGGTAGGTGTAGGTCACGCCAGGCGTCAGTCCGGTATCGGTGTAACTGGTGTCCGCTGCGCCAGGCGTGGCAATCGCCGCATACTCCTGGGCGGCCTTGCGTTCCAGCACGTAACCGGTCGCGCCGCGCACGGCGTCCCACCCCAGGGTCACGCTGCTGGCGTCGGCCGCCTGGACCTTGAAATTGACGGGGGCGCTGACGGTGCCGGGCTGATCCGGTCCGCTCGGGCTACCCGTGTCCTTGGGTGGAACCACCGAGGGCGACGAACAGGCGCCCAGCAGACCCAGGCTCAGGGTGGCGGTCAGCAGGGTGGTCAGCACGTTTCTGTTCATGGTGTTCTCCGGATGGGGGTTGGCCCTGAAGGGGGAGCGCAGTGTCAGGGCCAGAGCGAGGCGTGGAGTGAACCGGCGGGGAAAGGATCAGCAGGGGTCTGCAGGGGGGTCAGATGAATCCCGTGGCTCTGCCTCTCTCGGAGAGGGGACGAACCGGGGCTCACCCAGATCGCTCGGCGGGTACCACGCTTGTAGCGGACATCTGGCCACGAACTGGTCTCTGTCTTCCTCAAACGTGTCCGTGAGAAACGCCTCAGGCAGAGGGGGCGAGTCGGTGTTGGGGAGCTGGGCAGGCGGTGTCGGTTCTGTCCTCGTCATCTGTTTCCTCCTGGCTTGAAGTGCCCTCAGCTTGACCAGAGGGCGTTAGCTGCCGTTACATCCACAAGACGGGCCGTGTCGAGCGGCCTTCCCGGCCCTGGCATGGCGGCAAGGTGTCCCGCTCCCCGCCTTGCCCAGCCCCTCAGCCACGCACCTCCAGAGCGGTTTGGAGGCGTCTGAGCGGTCCTTCAACGCTAATGAGGCTGCTATGCTGAAGGAGTTCATGTCGTCGTTCACGCCCGCCGCGCCTGATGGAGCCGCGCCACAGACCCTGCTCCTGCTGGGCTCTGCGGCCCTGGAGTCGGGCGGCGATCTACAGCCTCTGCCGCCGGAAGTTCCACTGTGGCTGGCCGCCTTCGTGGCCAGCCAGCAGGAACCCGTGTCCCGCCCGGAGGTGCTGGAACTGCTGTATCCCGAGGTGCCGCCCGGCGCCGCCCGCAACCGGCTGCGGCAATTGCTGCACCGCGCGCGGCAGCTCGGCTGGGCCGAGGGGCTGGGCGCCAGCGGCGACGCGGTCCAGTGGACGGGGCGAGTGGACGTGCGTCTCTTCCGGCAGGCGTGTCAGGCCGGACGCTGGTCCCAGGCCCTCGCGCTGTACCGTGGGCCATTGCTGGACGGACAGCGGCCCACTGGCTTTCCTACTTTTGGGGCGTGGCTGGACGGCGAACGGGAGGACCTGCATGCCGCGTGGCTGGATGCCGCGCTCAGCCACGCGGGCGAATTGGAAGGCAGCGGGCAGCTGGGTGGGGCGCTCCTCATTCTCGAGCAGATCCTCGACGACAGTCCCTACGCTGAAGAGGCCGTGCAAGCTGCGCTGCGCTGCGCCGCCGGGCTGGGAGATGGTGAGCGGGGAACGCGGCTCTACGAACGCTTCCGCACGCATCTGCGCCGCGAGTTGGGGCTGGAACCCGAGGGCATCACCACCCAGCTTCACGAGGCGGCCCGGCATCTTCGGCCCCTCCCGTCTGTCCACCGCTCCCTACCCCGGACCATGACCCCGCTCTTTGGCCGCGAGGACGAGACGCGCTGGCTCCACGAGCAGCTCGCCGATCAGAACGGGCGTCTGCTGGCCCTGATCGGGCCGGGCGGGTCGGGCAAGACGCGACTCTCACTGGACGTGCTGGCCTGGGCCGGGCAGGCCATGGGGGTCACGCCTTCGTTTGTGCCGCTGGAAAGTGTGGACACGGCCGGAGGCGTGATTGTGGCCATCTGTGCGGCCCTGGGCCTGGCCCCTGGCGGAGCGCAACCCCCGCAGCAACAGCTGCTCCTGGCCCTCACGGCCGGGCGTCACCTGCTGGTGCTGGACAACCTCGAACATCTGCTGGCGTCGTCTGAGCGCGCCCCCCTGCTGGCATGGGTGCACGAGGTGCTGGACCAGGCCCCGCAAGCGCAGTTGCTCGTCACCTCGCGCATCCGACTGGGCCTGCAAGATGAGCGCGTTCTGTCTCTGGAGGGGCTGGATTACCCGGCGACACCGGATCTGAAACTGGCTGCCCGGTCCAGTGCCGTGCGACTCCTGGTCGAGCGAGCCAGCCGGGTCCGTGCGGACTTTGCGCTCAAGGCGGACAATGCCCAGGCCCTGATCCAGATCTGCGAGCTGACCGGCGGCCTGCCGCTGGCCCTGGAGCTCAGCGCGGCCACGATGTCCACCTTTGAGCCGCTGGACATCGTGGCCGGGCTGAGCGCTGGCCTGGACCTGATCGAGACCGACGCCCCAGACCGGCCCGGGCGCCACCGCAGCCTACGGGCGGCCTTCGATCATTCCTGGCAGCTGCTGAGCGACGCCGAGCGGTGTGTCCTGGCCCGGCTCTCGGTGTTCCGGGGCGGCTTCGATCGCCCGGCGGCCCTGGCCGTGACGGGGGCGGGACTGCGCACCCTGCTGACGCTGGCAGACCATTCCCTGATCCGGCGAGACTGGGCGGGGCGCTACCACCTGCATGCCGTGATCCGGGCTTATGCCGGGGAGGCGCTGTGCAATGACCGTGTGGAGGAAGCCGAAACGCGCTCACTGCATGCCGCGCAGTACAGGGCGCTGGCGACTGAAGCTGCCCCCCAGCTGCACGGCCCGGAACAGGCCGCGTGGCTCAGTCGTCTCGACACCGAACACGACAATCTGCGCGCCGCGCTAGTCTGGACGGCTGAGCGGGGGGACACCGACGACGCGCTGCGCCTGAGTGCGGCCCTGCACTGGTTCTGGTATGTCCGCGGCTACCACAACGAGGGGCTACGCTGGCTTACGGCGGCACTGGAGCGGAGGGGAGGAAGCGTGGAGCCACGCCTCTTGGCCCTGCATGGCGCGGGCGCACTGGGCCGCGAGTTGGGGCTCTACGCCCAGAGCCTGAGCTGGCTGACACAAGCCCTGACGCTGGCGCAAGATGCCGGGTTCGGGCCGCTCCAGGCGCAGGCCCTTCACGGTCTGGGGCTGACCCACCGGGAACTTGGCGAAACGGAGCGGGCACAGGTCCTCTTGGAAGAGGCACAAGCCCTCCAGCGTGACAGCGGAGCGCTGTGGGGCCTGTCCACCACCCTCAATGATCTGGGCATCGTCTGGGCCAGGAACGGCGACATGGCCCGCGCGCGACAGCTGTTCACCGAGAGCCTGGCGCTCAAGGAGCAGCTGGGGGACCGGCAGGGCATCGCCTACGCCCTGTCCAATCTCGGCAATACGATGGATGATCTTGCCGACTACCAGCGGCTGACCGAGCAGAGCCTGGTCATCAAACGCGAACTGGGAGACCGCCAGGGCATTGCCAATTCGCTGTTCAATCTTGCGGACCTCCACATCGGCCGCGGTGAACTTTCAACCGGGCGGACGCTGCTGACCGAAGCGCTGGAATTGTACTGGCAACTCGGACGCAGGCGAACCATTGCCGCTGCGTTGATCGAGTTTGGGAAATTGGCCCTGGCCGAAGGGCAGCCCGCAAAATGCGTGCAACTCAACGCGGCTGCGGAAGTCTTGCTCGAAACCCTCCACATTTCCGTGCACAGTCTGGGGCTCGATGGATGGGCGCACGAGGCCAGGGCCAGTTTGCGAGAGACGGAGGCCGAAGACAGCAGGCGCCTTGGCCGGGCCATGTCCCTGGAGGCTGCCGTTGAGCTGGCACGACGCCCCTGAGCGCTGAGGAGTGTCGCTCGAGTCTCTTCAACTCCCTTCAGGACCGTGAGCCGAAAACGGTGAGGCCGTCCCAGGTGTGGGCGTCAGTGCTCTAGGGGAAACCGTGTCGCCACCGTCTCCCCTGCGGACCACCATGACCGTGTGAACTGACCAGGTCTTTCAACCGTGTTCGCCAGCGGTGGATGCTGGGTCGGGCTCAGGCCTTCGCCCAGTCGATGAAGGCACTCAAATCCTGGTGCTGCTGTTCCAGGCTCGGGAGATGGACGTACATCATGTGGCCCGCTTCGTAGAATGCCTCCCGGATGTTGCTCTGGAGACCGGGATCAAGCTGGAGGTGGTCAAAAGTGTGCCGCATCGCCCAGTACGGCGTGGCGAAGTCATAGTAGCCGGCAGCCACCATCACTTTCAGGTGGGGATTCTGATGCATGGCGCTCCGCATGGTGTCCGACACCCGCACATGACGGTTCTCGAACTCCTTGTTGCTCCAGGGATGCGTGCGCCCTGACAGGACCTCGTACGCCAGATCAGATTCAAAGCCCAGTTCCTGACGGACGTAATGGTTCAGGGCTGCCGTGTAGGGGCCCACGATGGCCGCGTAACTGGGATCGTAATCCGTGCTGCTACCGCCCCTCTCCCGATCAATACCGGTGAAACGGCTGTCGAGACGGCCAACGGTCCGCCCGCGGTCCCGCAACAACTCCTTGCAGAAGCGTGCCAGCGGAACGCGCAGGTCATGACTCAGGACGAATTCCTCGCTCAGGCCAGTCAGCCGGGCGTACTGCTGGGCGATCCGGCGACGGGCGTCAGGTGCCAGACGGGCACCCAGATGCAGGGCGGAAGCATACTCGTTGTCCGCGAACGCCTCCGCCTCTCGCAGCGCCGTCTCCAGGGGTCTGCGCTCCTCGAGTTTGTCGTGGTACCAGGCTGTGGCCGTCTGGGTGGGCAGATGGGTCACGTAAGCCAGGTCGTGACCTGGGGTGGTGTCCACTGTGGCGTAGTCCAGAATGGCGCTGATCAGCATCAAACCACTCAGGAACATGCCGTGACGCTCCTGCAGGTAACCGCTTAGACCGGCAGAACGCAGCGTGCCGTAACTCTCGCCGATCAGGAATTTAGGGCTGAGCCAGCGTCCCGCGCGCGTCGTCCACAGGCGGATGAAGTCACCCACCGACTCAATGTCTTTCTGGAAGCCATGAAAGTCACCCGGGTTCTCCCCTTCAATCACGCGGGAGTACCCGGTACTGACCGGATCGATGAAGACAAGGTCGGTGTCGGTCAGCAGGGTGAATTCGTTGTCGGTGAGCCCATAGGGCGGCCCGGTCAGTTGACCCGCGTCACCCATCACCACCCGGCGCGGCCCCAGCAGGCCGAGATGCAGCCACAGAGACGGGCTTCCCGGCCCCCCGTTATAGGCAAAAGTAACCGGGCGGGTGGCTGCTTCCTCATGGTCCAGAGCGTAGGCCACGAAGAAGATGCGGGCCCGGTTCCTGTTCCCTTCAAATTCACCCTCCTTGGCGTGCTTTTCTTCAAGGAGCACCATCGTGCCAGCCGTGGCCGTGTAGTTCAGGGTTCTGCCGTTGACGCTCAGGGTGTGTCTGGTGACACTCACCTCGTCACAAATTTCTGGAGAAGTCCGTTTGGTCTCTCGTTTCTCTTCGTCTGCCTCAGGGCGATCAGGGGTTTCGTTCATTTGTCCTTTCCTTTGGGAAGCGTCTGGCAGGCCGAGGTTTCGCTGGTGTTCGTCCCCGCCGTCAGGCCAGGGCCAGAGATCAGATTGAGGATGATTGAGAACCCGGAAAGTCTATGTCAGTCCTAAGGCTGCCAGCAGCGGAAATTCCGGCGGAGTTTTAAAATGGGAAGTCGAGTTTTGAAGCACTGTTCGCGCAGAATTTCGTGATCGTCCTTTGGGACGTGCAAGTGCATTGGTTCTTGAACATCCCGACACTCAATGGAAAGCGGTGGCGCAGTTGTCCGAATGTACTCGAGATTGGTGACCCGACAGCGATGGTGGGAGGGCTTCAGATCGATCAGGGTGAGCCAGCCCTCCCTGACGCGCGCAAAGCAATATAAACCTGAGCGCAATTGGTGGAACTCCACCAGGAGACGGGGATGCCGTCATCTCCCCAAGAGGCACCTGCTGTCCGGCCTTGCGTGACAGCACACCAGTCCCTCGACGAGCCAGCACCAATGGAAACCCTGAAGCAGTGAGGTATCGAGCCGTCATTTCTCCTTTACATGCAGCACACCAAGAGCTGACAGTGATGGGGCATCATCTGACGCGATCTGGCAGGTGCGGGGTTCAGGACCCCTCCCAGCATGAACAGTATGTTCAGCAGATCAGGGGAGAGCTGCCCACCCCTCTATCAATGGGCGCGCGAGTGGGTTCCTGTCGGCCACTGGAGGGTTCGAGTCCCACCACCCACCACCACAGTTTCAAGAGGTCAGGACGCATTCTTTGTTCCTGGCCTCTTTCCTATGTGTTCCAGCCATCAACGTCGCCTGAAGCTGAGTTGCCTGCGCTCCTGCTGCCGGGCACGTTAATGACATTGCACCACCCGCCTGTAGCAGAGAACCATGTCATCTTTTAAACGTCATCGTGGATGTCAAGCACGGGGCGTATCGGGAGCGTCTCCCAAGAGGTGCCGAGCGAATCGGTGCAAATATCCGGCAGCACCTCATCTTTTTATAAAGGCGCACGAGGCAGGAATATGGCCGCCTGCGGCCCATGGCTTGCCTGGAGGGCCAGCCATATGGCGCTTAACGGCTCAATATTTCCAGGTCTGCCTCTGGATGCGGAGAGGATAGTCCTTCGCAGTTCAGCCACACTTGGGCCTACCCCAGCCTCTTTAAACTCGTCGTCGCCTTTGCATTTGCATCAAGCCAGAAGAGCAAGGCCCTACTTGACACACCCGGCCACATCATGCAACTGTTGATGTGTCATGAATTTAGACAGCCGATTATCAAGTGTGCTTCACCTGCTCCTCCACCTGATGGACGCCAAGGACGCCATACCCTCCGAGAAGCTGGCCATCGCCATGAATTCCAATCCTGTCGTCGTACGCCGGACGATGGCCGGACTGCGCGACGCTGAACTGGTGACTTCCGAGAAAGGTCACGGGGGTGGATGGCGGCTGAGTTGTGATCCCACGCAGACCACGGTCCTGGACGTGTACCGGGCGCTCGGCTCTCCCCGGCTGTTTGCGGTGGGCAACCGTTGCGAGACGCCCACCTGCCTGATCGAGCAGGCTGTCAATCTGGCCCTGAACGACGCCTTTCAGGAGGCCGAAGCTCTGATTACCGCGCAGCTTGACACCCTCACCCTTGCCGCCCTCTCCACCGACTTCAGTCACCGCCTCAAGGTTCATGCCAGCACCCATAAGGGAAATCCTCATGTCATTTGAAACTCACTTTGACGCCATAGTCATCGGCGGAAGCTATGCGGGGTTGTCCGGTGCGATGCAGATCGCCCGCAGTGGCCGCCCAGTCTGCATCATTGACAGCAACCGGCCGCGGAATCGCTTCGCCGCTCACTCGCATGGCTTCTTCGGGCAGGACGGTCAACCCCCGCGCCAGATGATCGCGCAGGCTCGCGCGGACCTCACCCGGTACCCAAATGTCACTTTCCGGGACACGCGGGCCATCACGGCCAGCCGGGAGGACGGCGGCTTTAGCGTGACCACGGAAACGGGCGGGCCGCTACACGCCAGGAAGCTGCTGCTGGCCTATGGCGTGGTGGATCTTCTTCCGGACATTTCCGGCCTGGCGGAGCGTTGGGGCGTCACCGCCCTCCACTGCCCGTACTGTCACGGCTACGAGGTCAAAAATGAACGGTTGGGTGTACTGGGGGTCAGTCCGCTGTCCACCCATCAGGCATTGCTGATCTCGGACTGGGGTCCAGTCACCTTCTTCCTGAACGGACAACCTCAGCCGGACGAGGTCACTCTGGCAAAGCTGGCCGAGCGCGGCGTAAAGGTGGAAACAGCTCTGGTTACGGCTTTAGAAGGCAGCGCCCCGGCGCTG includes:
- a CDS encoding S10 family serine carboxypeptidase-like protein; the encoded protein is MSVTRHTLSVNGRTLNYTATAGTMVLLEEKHAKEGEFEGNRNRARIFFVAYALDHEEAATRPVTFAYNGGPGSPSLWLHLGLLGPRRVVMGDAGQLTGPPYGLTDNEFTLLTDTDLVFIDPVSTGYSRVIEGENPGDFHGFQKDIESVGDFIRLWTTRAGRWLSPKFLIGESYGTLRSAGLSGYLQERHGMFLSGLMLISAILDYATVDTTPGHDLAYVTHLPTQTATAWYHDKLEERRPLETALREAEAFADNEYASALHLGARLAPDARRRIAQQYARLTGLSEEFVLSHDLRVPLARFCKELLRDRGRTVGRLDSRFTGIDRERGGSSTDYDPSYAAIVGPYTAALNHYVRQELGFESDLAYEVLSGRTHPWSNKEFENRHVRVSDTMRSAMHQNPHLKVMVAAGYYDFATPYWAMRHTFDHLQLDPGLQSNIREAFYEAGHMMYVHLPSLEQQHQDLSAFIDWAKA
- a CDS encoding Rrf2 family transcriptional regulator — protein: MNLDSRLSSVLHLLLHLMDAKDAIPSEKLAIAMNSNPVVVRRTMAGLRDAELVTSEKGHGGGWRLSCDPTQTTVLDVYRALGSPRLFAVGNRCETPTCLIEQAVNLALNDAFQEAEALITAQLDTLTLAALSTDFSHRLKVHASTHKGNPHVI
- a CDS encoding NAD(P)/FAD-dependent oxidoreductase — its product is MSFETHFDAIVIGGSYAGLSGAMQIARSGRPVCIIDSNRPRNRFAAHSHGFFGQDGQPPRQMIAQARADLTRYPNVTFRDTRAITASREDGGFSVTTETGGPLHARKLLLAYGVVDLLPDISGLAERWGVTALHCPYCHGYEVKNERLGVLGVSPLSTHQALLISDWGPVTFFLNGQPQPDEVTLAKLAERGVKVETALVTALEGSAPALSGVRLEDDRLIALDALFLGSRIRPASDIAEQLGCATEEGLQGPLLQTDAFKQTSVPGVYAAGDITPRVANASMAAADGVFAGASLHQSLLFGPLAALEKNRPENRSNP